The following proteins come from a genomic window of Malus domestica chromosome 02, GDT2T_hap1:
- the LOC139190447 gene encoding nuclear transcription factor Y subunit B-1-like → MPSQTPATLPNSAGNSDNNTEQKAPQCLVREQDRYMPIANVIRIMRKILPPHAKISDDAKETMQECVSEYIAFITGEANERCQREQRKTVTAEDVLWAMGKLGFDNYVEPLTIYLRRYRESESSDRSQFVTREEPQLMDYCPPGHAGPQVAMMPPPPPSYGPENYFGPQHGPPMYDPSMMGMFRDGSSSGAGGGGSSSASGAQGENSLGGFDPFGHFK, encoded by the coding sequence ATGCCATCGCAAACACCAGCAACCCTGCCAAACTCCGCCGGCAATAGCGACAACAACACTGAACAGAAGGCTCCGCAGTGCCTCGTTCGCGAGCAGGATCGGTACATGCCGATAGCCAATGTGATACGCATAATGCGGAAGATATTACCCCCGCATGCAAAAATATCTGACGACGCCAAGGAGACCATGCAGGAGTGTGTGTCCGAGTACATCGCCTTCATAACCGGCGAGGCCAACGAGCGCTGCCAGCGCGAGCAGCGCAAGACTGTCACTGCTGAGGATGTCCTCTGGGCCATGGGAAAGCTCGGGTTTGACAACTACGTCGAACCCCTCACCATTTACCTCCGACGATATCGGGAGTCTGAGAGTTCCGACCGCTCTCAGTTTGTGACGAGGGAGGAGCCCCAGCTAATGGACTATTGCCCTCCTGGGCATGCTGGGCCCCAGGTTGCAATGATGCCTCCCCCGCCACCATCTTATGGGCCGGAAAATTATTTCGGGCCCCAGCATGGTCCTCCCATGTATGACCCCTCGATGATGGGAATGTTTAGGGATGGTTCCTCCTCTGGTGCTGGTGGAGGCGGGTCATCGTCGGCTTCTGGGGCGCAGGGTGAGAACTCGTTGGGGGGGTTTGACCCGTTTGGTCACTTCAAATGA